In one window of Cololabis saira isolate AMF1-May2022 chromosome 23, fColSai1.1, whole genome shotgun sequence DNA:
- the LOC133424190 gene encoding transmembrane protease serine 9-like, whose amino-acid sequence MLLSVFCFLSAGLLVARTGETRTDQHQDQDRTLGNVTSGNETLPENLMFSGLFGFSDLAGRRSFPVEQEMEVRIIGGQEAWAHSWPWQVSLQFSSMPACGGAILGPSWVVSAAHCFRRFNQESLWKVAAGKHDLDKTQEPQQQVRSSPGSRTGPPLRGPDLSGFRQPPPRWETQELNQEPAEDQSGFLLLVGVSRIIVHRGYDTRTKEGDVALLRLQRPLLFNQFVRPIDVWTAPLPEAMRCTITGWGSTRENGPRVHRLQEVNVSIMATDACNDYYKGRVKPSMFCAGKEGGGVDACQGDSGGPLSCFTGTRHRLAGLVSWGVGCGRARKPGVYTRIQQHVGWISDVMNQVEVTGAAEEEERSCGRPQRFPRHQAPALAALSVSPDGTSALENVTEPGAVVWPWMVSLQSGGKHYCSGALIHRRWVVTARHCSPSARRDVAVLGVQDLRRGAAQTVPVEEVFNPAHEPGFPPRSDLSLLRLGAPARLGPDVSPICVPEEDEELDDGWSCVTAGWGRSRAAGHLDPDRIHHAGLTLVNQTACLQKWGDFITDGHICSDPAGAAACMGESSAPLFCRKRGAYFLFGLATWCSWRCDGEKPAIFTRVPEFQPWITDVTDDV is encoded by the exons ATGCTGCTGAGTGTCTTCTGCTTCCTGTCGGCCGGCCTGCTGGTGGCCCGGACAGGTGAGACCCGGACAG ACCAGCACCAGGATCAGGACCGGACCCTGGGGAACGTCACTTCAGGAAATGAAACGCTGCCGGAAAACCTAATGTTCTCGGGACTCTTCGGTTTCAGTG ATCTGGCGGGGCGGCGCTCCTTCCCCGTGGAGCAGGAGATGGAGGTCCGGATCATCGGGGGCCAGGAGGCCTGGGCCCACTCCTGGCCCTGGCAGGTCTCGCTCCAGTTCTCGTCCATGCCGGCCTGCGGGGGGGCCATCCTGGGGCCCAGCTGGGTGGTTTCTGCAGCCCACTGCTTCAGAAG GTTCAACCAGGAGTCGCTCTGGAAGGTTGCGGCGGGGAAACACGACCTGGACAAGACGCAGGAGCCGCAGCAGCAGGTGAGGTCCTCACCGGGGTCCAGAACCGGACCTCCTCTCCGGGGTCCAGACCTGAGCGGCTTCAGGCAACCCCCCCCACGCTGGGAGACCCAGGAGTTAAACCAGGAACCTGCTGAAGACCAGTCTGGCTTCCTGCTG CTGGTGGGCGTCTCCCGGATCATCGTCCACCGCGGCTACGACACCCGCACCAAAGAGGGCGACGTGgccctgctgaggctgcagcgccccctgctgttCAACCAGTTCGTCAGACCCATCGACGTCTGGACGGCGCCGCTGCCGGAGGCCATGAGGTGCACCATCACCGGCTGGGGCTCGACCCGAGAGA aTGGTCCTCGAGTCCACCGGCTGCAGGAGGTCAACGTTAGCATCATGGCGACGGACGCCTGCAACGACTACTACAAGGGCCGGGTCAAGCCCTCCATGTTCTGCGCtgggaaggagggaggaggagtcGACGCCTGCCAG GGGGATTCTGGAGGTCCGCTGTCCTGCTTCACCGGGACCCGGCACCGGCTGGCGGGCCTGGTGAGCTGGGGCGTGGGCTGCGGCCGCGCCAGGAAGCCGGGCGTCTACACCAGGATCCAGCAGCACGTGGGCTGGATCTCCGACGTCATGA ATCAGGTGGAGGTGACCGGCGCCGCGGAGGAGGAAG AGCGGAGCTGTGGCCGGCCTCAGCGTTTCCCCCGCCACCAGGCGCCAGCCTTGGCTGCACTGTCGGTGTCGCCGGATGGGACGTCGGCCCTGGAGAACGTGACGGAGCCCGGCGCCGTGGTCTGGCCCTGGATGGTCAGCCTGCAGTCCGGGGGGAAACACTACTGCAGCGGGGCGCTGATCCACCGCCGCTGGGTGGTGACGGCCAGACACTGCAGCCCCAG CGCCCGGAGGGACGTGGCGGTCCTGGGGGTCCAGGACCTGCGGCGGGGGGCGGCCCAGACCGTCCCCGTGGAGGAGGTCTTCAACCCCGCACACGAGCCGGGCTTCCCGCCCCGCTCCGACCTGTCGCTGCTCCGCCTCGGTGCGCCGGCGAGACTCG GTCCGGACGTGTCCCCGATCTGCGTcccggaggaggacgaggagctgGACGACGGCTGGTCCTGCGTCACGGCCGGATGGGGGAGGAGTCGAGCTGCAG GGCACCTGGACCCGGACCGGATCCACCACGCCGGTCTGACCCTGGTCAACCAGACCGCCTGCCTGCAGAAGTGGGGCGACTTCATCACCGACGGCCACATCTGCTCTGACCCGGCCGGCGCCGCGGCCTGCATG GGGGAGTCTTCGGCGCCGCTGTTCTGCAGGAAGCGAGGCGCCTACTTCCTGTTCGGCCTGGCCACATGGTGTAGCTGGCGCTGCGACGGAGAGAAGCCCGCCATCTTCACCCGGGTGCCCGAGTTCCAGCCCTGGATCACCGACGTGACGGACGACGTCTGA